A region from the Tahibacter amnicola genome encodes:
- a CDS encoding YaeQ family protein: MALKATIYKAELQISDMDRHYYATHSLTLAQHPSETDERLMARLVAFALFADERLEFGRGLSTDDEPDLWRRELDGTITQWIEMGQPDESRLRRASGRADEVVVVTYGGRAADLWWEKNSAGLSRLRNLSVVSISTGDLAALGSLLSRTMRLQCLVQDGQVQLLSDTASITLQPRRRTSPGN, from the coding sequence ATGGCTCTCAAAGCGACCATCTACAAAGCCGAACTGCAGATCAGCGACATGGATCGGCACTACTACGCGACCCATTCGCTGACACTGGCCCAGCATCCTTCTGAAACCGACGAGCGCCTGATGGCGCGTCTGGTGGCGTTCGCCTTGTTCGCGGACGAACGCCTGGAGTTCGGCCGTGGACTGTCCACGGATGATGAGCCGGACCTCTGGAGACGTGAGCTGGATGGCACGATCACCCAATGGATCGAAATGGGGCAGCCGGACGAGTCACGGCTTCGCCGAGCCAGCGGGCGCGCCGACGAAGTGGTGGTGGTCACCTATGGCGGACGCGCGGCGGATCTGTGGTGGGAGAAGAATTCAGCCGGTTTGTCGCGCCTGAGGAATCTGTCCGTCGTCAGCATCAGCACCGGGGACCTTGCTGCGTTGGGCAGCCTGCTTTCGCGCACGATGCGCTTGCAATGCCTGGTCCAGGACGGGCAGGTCCAGCTGCTCAGCGATACGGCTTCGATAACCCTTCAGCCCCGGCGGCGCACTTCTCCCGGCAACTGA
- a CDS encoding O-acetyl-ADP-ribose deacetylase, giving the protein MKPLVHAVQANIASLRVDAIVNAANSSLLGGGGVDGAIHRAAGPELVHECRLLGGCKTGEAKITKGYRLPARYIIHTVGPVWRGGTSGEPALLASCYRQSLALAVKHELVSVAFPSISTGIFGYPIALAAAVAVDTIRTALPTLGSVPEIVFCCFTAADLSVYERMLGDSAS; this is encoded by the coding sequence ATGAAGCCGCTTGTCCACGCCGTCCAGGCGAACATCGCCTCGCTGCGCGTCGACGCCATTGTCAACGCCGCCAATTCGTCGCTACTGGGCGGAGGCGGGGTGGATGGTGCGATTCACCGGGCAGCAGGCCCTGAGCTGGTGCACGAATGCCGGCTGCTCGGCGGCTGCAAGACGGGCGAGGCGAAGATCACCAAAGGCTATCGGCTGCCGGCACGGTACATCATTCACACGGTAGGCCCCGTATGGCGCGGTGGCACGAGCGGCGAGCCTGCCTTGCTCGCATCGTGCTACCGGCAATCCCTGGCGCTGGCGGTCAAGCACGAACTGGTATCGGTCGCGTTTCCCAGCATCAGCACAGGCATATTCGGTTACCCCATTGCGTTGGCAGCGGCTGTCGCGGTGGACACCATTCGCACGGCGTTGCCAACACTCGGCAGTGTCCCGGAGATCGTCTTCTGCTGTTTCACTGCCGCTGATCTATCGGTGTATGAGCGCAT